In Niallia sp. FSL W8-0635, one genomic interval encodes:
- a CDS encoding zinc-binding dehydrogenase: MKAITKLKSGYDEMELIEIDEPSAYNDKVKIKVAFTGICGSDIHTFKGQYNSKNTPVVLGHEFSGVVVEVGKDVSNIKVGDRVTSETTFTTCGECIYCQEKDYNLCPNRTGLGTQVNGSMAEYVIAREESVHVLNENVSLEAAALTEPLACCVHAALEKTTIDEKDVVLVFGPGPIGLLLSQVVKSQGAFVILAGITKDRKRLDLAKDIGIDVVVDLLQEDLSEVVNKYTDGYGANKVFDCSGAVPAVNQGLALTKKKGTFVQVGLFAKKMNEIDQESIIQREINYIGCRSQKPSSWDIALQLLEDGKIDTDKMITKIVSLDEWRNGFEKVMAGDEIKVLIES, from the coding sequence ATGAAAGCTATAACAAAATTAAAATCTGGCTATGATGAAATGGAGCTAATCGAAATCGATGAGCCTTCTGCATATAATGATAAAGTAAAAATAAAGGTTGCCTTTACAGGTATTTGTGGATCAGATATCCATACCTTTAAAGGGCAGTATAATAGCAAAAATACACCTGTTGTATTAGGGCATGAATTTTCTGGTGTAGTGGTAGAGGTAGGCAAAGACGTATCCAATATAAAAGTTGGAGACAGAGTAACAAGTGAAACAACCTTTACAACTTGTGGAGAATGTATCTATTGCCAAGAAAAAGACTATAACCTTTGTCCAAATCGAACAGGACTAGGCACACAAGTAAATGGTAGTATGGCAGAGTATGTGATTGCTAGGGAAGAAAGCGTGCATGTATTAAATGAGAATGTTAGTTTAGAAGCAGCAGCCTTAACAGAGCCATTAGCTTGTTGTGTTCATGCTGCACTAGAAAAAACGACCATTGATGAAAAGGATGTAGTATTAGTATTTGGTCCTGGTCCAATTGGATTGTTACTAAGTCAAGTAGTAAAATCTCAAGGTGCATTCGTCATTTTAGCTGGAATTACAAAAGATAGAAAGAGATTAGATCTAGCGAAAGACATAGGCATTGATGTAGTTGTTGACCTATTACAAGAAGATTTAAGTGAAGTAGTAAATAAGTATACTGATGGTTATGGTGCGAATAAAGTATTTGATTGCTCTGGTGCTGTTCCTGCTGTAAACCAGGGTCTTGCACTTACAAAGAAAAAAGGAACATTCGTACAAGTAGGACTATTTGCGAAGAAAATGAATGAAATTGACCAAGAATCTATTATTCAAAGAGAAATTAATTATATTGGCTGTCGCTCTCAAAAACCAAGTTCTTGGGATATTGCATTGCAATTACTTGAGGATGGAAAAATTGATACTGATAAAATGATTACAAAAATAGTATCTCTTGACGAATGGCGTAATGGTTTTGAAAAAGTAATGGCTGGTGACGAGATTAAAGTATTAATTGAATCATAA
- a CDS encoding PTS galactitol transporter subunit IIC, with translation MSQLLDGVQYVLSLGPTVILPIAILIIGLIFRTGFKKAFRSGLTIGIGFVGINLVIGVLTGSLGPAAQAMVERFGLNLHVIDAGWPAAAAGAWASPVAAILLPICLGVNLLMIFLKLTKTLNVDIWNYWHFIAAGATGYILTNSWIFAILCAVVYEVIVLIIADKTQPMVEKFYGLPGITFPTASTAAFAPLGILIGLLIEKIPGLQKIKADPDVIQKRMGIFGEPMMMGFILGIVIGILAGYNVGDVFQVGISMGAVMLLLPRMVKILMEGLLPISEAARDFLRKRYAGRELYIGLDAALAVGHPAVMSTALILVPITLFLAVILPGNQVLPFGDLATIPFLVAFIVGSRKGNIIHSVIVGTIMIALSLYMATDFAPVFTQMLEGGSFEMPGGATQVSNLDTGGNLLNWLVLKVSQLFQGVF, from the coding sequence ATGAGTCAACTTTTAGATGGAGTACAATATGTCCTTAGTTTAGGACCAACCGTTATCTTACCTATTGCCATACTTATTATTGGACTTATTTTCCGAACAGGCTTTAAAAAGGCATTTCGTTCTGGTTTAACAATTGGAATTGGATTTGTCGGTATTAACTTAGTTATTGGCGTACTTACAGGCAGCTTAGGGCCAGCTGCACAAGCAATGGTTGAAAGATTTGGTTTAAATTTACATGTAATTGATGCTGGTTGGCCAGCGGCAGCAGCAGGTGCTTGGGCATCACCAGTTGCAGCAATCCTTTTACCGATTTGTTTGGGCGTAAACTTATTAATGATTTTCTTAAAATTAACAAAAACATTAAATGTAGACATTTGGAATTACTGGCATTTTATTGCCGCTGGTGCAACTGGTTATATTTTAACAAATAGCTGGATTTTTGCAATCCTTTGTGCGGTTGTTTATGAAGTAATTGTATTAATTATTGCAGATAAGACACAGCCAATGGTTGAAAAGTTTTATGGATTACCAGGTATTACATTCCCAACTGCTTCAACAGCTGCATTCGCACCGCTTGGTATTTTAATTGGTTTATTAATTGAAAAAATTCCTGGCTTACAAAAGATTAAAGCAGATCCAGACGTTATTCAAAAGAGAATGGGGATTTTTGGAGAGCCTATGATGATGGGCTTTATCCTAGGGATTGTCATCGGAATTCTAGCTGGATACAACGTAGGAGATGTATTCCAAGTCGGTATTTCAATGGGAGCAGTTATGCTTTTATTACCACGTATGGTTAAGATTTTAATGGAAGGTTTACTACCAATTTCTGAAGCTGCACGTGATTTCTTGAGAAAACGTTATGCTGGTAGAGAATTATATATTGGTTTAGATGCAGCATTAGCTGTTGGGCATCCAGCTGTTATGTCAACTGCACTTATCTTAGTTCCTATTACATTGTTCCTAGCAGTTATTCTTCCAGGAAACCAAGTACTTCCTTTTGGTGACCTTGCAACAATTCCGTTTTTAGTAGCATTTATTGTTGGTTCTAGAAAAGGAAATATCATCCATTCTGTTATTGTGGGTACAATTATGATAGCGCTTTCTCTATATATGGCAACAGATTTTGCACCAGTATTTACTCAAATGCTTGAAGGTGGATCATTTGAAATGCCAGGTGGAGCTACTCAAGTATCCAATTTAGACACTGGAGGAAACTTGTTGAACTGGCTAGTATTAAAGGTTTCTCAGCTTTTCCAAGGAGTATTTTAA
- a CDS encoding PTS sugar transporter subunit IIB has translation MKKGKILVACGAGIATSTVVCNRVENLVKDNELNAEVVQCKIAEVSSLQGDADLIVSTTILPKQYDIPAIVATGYISGIGMEQIDQQIINHFKK, from the coding sequence ATGAAAAAAGGTAAAATTCTTGTAGCTTGTGGAGCAGGTATTGCAACATCAACAGTAGTATGTAACCGTGTAGAAAATTTGGTGAAGGATAACGAGCTTAATGCGGAAGTGGTTCAATGTAAAATTGCAGAGGTTTCTTCTCTACAAGGGGATGCTGATTTAATCGTATCAACGACTATCCTTCCAAAACAATATGATATTCCTGCTATTGTAGCAACTGGATATATTAGTGGAATCGGCATGGAGCAAATTGATCAGCAAATTATTAATCATTTCAAGAAGTAA
- a CDS encoding PTS sugar transporter subunit IIB, which translates to MNRQTVLVACGAGIATSTVVLDHLEELIERENLQVELVQCKIAEVAGLQSNADLIVASTILPTKYSIPALSATAYISGIGIEELDKEILSYLKK; encoded by the coding sequence TTGAACAGGCAAACGGTCTTAGTTGCATGTGGTGCAGGAATTGCAACATCAACTGTGGTTCTTGATCATTTAGAAGAATTGATTGAAAGAGAGAATTTACAGGTTGAGCTTGTTCAATGCAAAATAGCAGAAGTTGCAGGTTTACAGTCTAATGCAGATTTAATCGTCGCAAGTACCATATTGCCAACAAAATACTCCATTCCAGCACTTAGTGCAACTGCTTATATTAGTGGAATAGGGATTGAGGAATTAGACAAGGAAATATTAAGTTATTTAAAAAAATAA
- a CDS encoding PTS sugar transporter subunit IIA yields the protein MAVASFIKESLVNVGLKVENQDQLFNEMYEKAFEQGFVKETFLPKIKERESIFPTGLNVNNYSIAIPHTDPEHVVEQFIAVSVLEKPVSFHLMEDNTKTTEVQAVLMLGLNQPHSQIEVLQELMQVIQVEDHLEKLIHAKDKSDITALFQSINIS from the coding sequence ATGGCAGTTGCTTCGTTTATTAAAGAAAGCCTAGTTAACGTCGGATTAAAGGTAGAAAATCAAGATCAGCTTTTTAATGAAATGTATGAAAAGGCATTCGAGCAAGGTTTTGTCAAAGAAACCTTCCTACCGAAAATTAAGGAGAGGGAATCGATATTTCCAACAGGACTTAATGTCAATAATTATAGTATCGCAATTCCTCATACAGATCCGGAGCATGTAGTGGAGCAATTTATCGCCGTTTCTGTTTTAGAAAAACCAGTATCCTTTCATTTAATGGAAGATAATACAAAAACAACTGAGGTGCAAGCTGTGTTGATGCTTGGATTGAATCAGCCTCATAGTCAGATTGAGGTTCTACAAGAATTAATGCAAGTTATTCAAGTAGAGGACCATTTAGAAAAGCTTATCCATGCGAAAGATAAATCAGATATAACAGCATTATTTCAAAGCATTAACATTTCATGA
- a CDS encoding BglG family transcription antiterminator, producing MYLDERSNILLKEVLSNPDTSNIKLEKKFQLSRRQVSYSFQKINDWLESNNYPAIKRTNGGKFIISPVIMELFAEKTDEQADKHYIPSETERAQFILLYIISSEEELSLLHFTSALGVSKNTILRDMKNVQQMIEPYELEINYSRMKGYELNGKEWNVRKLLVEVLENILSIYNGEVYIQKFINVSKDNLATIKKRLEEVESSLHLQFIDERINLLPYILAVILKRIQKGRVIQDFYHIDSRSLSDTKEYIAAEILIKDIERIPKEEHLFMTLQLLTSKILSAQFLSDHQIPELTKALELFLHTFEYKACISFKEKAVLLERLVLHMKPAYYRMKYNLTTNYTMMEKVSAEFETIHFIVKDSITPVEEYIGCSIPENELMFITIFIGGHLISSGETIQKKKKAVVVCPNGVSISRLMESTLRELFPEFYFHQALSIREFQQLNYPVDIIFSPVPLQTNTKQFVINRILTDFEKVQLRQRVLREIFDLNSNVINIEQIMGKIEKYASIKDKESLRNALQEHFSIVTTDESQEPMTKTDLSLASLLTPEMITVVKSVADWQQGIQIAANQLLKSGSITEQYVEEMMKQYPAMVQHIVLRNVIAIPHAGPEAGVNKVGMSLLKIEDGIPFKDDLKVHFIVVLASTDKHKHLYALRQLMSLSKNGEDISNLNDSNDANQLYEIIKKYS from the coding sequence ATGTACCTTGATGAAAGAAGTAATATTTTGTTGAAGGAAGTATTAAGTAATCCTGATACCTCTAACATTAAGCTAGAGAAAAAATTTCAGCTATCCCGAAGGCAAGTCAGTTATAGTTTTCAGAAAATTAATGACTGGCTAGAATCAAATAATTATCCAGCTATTAAAAGAACCAATGGTGGAAAGTTCATCATTAGTCCTGTCATTATGGAATTATTCGCTGAAAAGACAGATGAACAAGCAGATAAGCATTATATTCCATCTGAAACAGAAAGAGCTCAATTTATTCTATTGTATATTATTAGTAGCGAAGAAGAACTTTCCTTGCTTCATTTTACTAGTGCATTAGGGGTTAGTAAAAATACAATCCTCCGGGATATGAAGAATGTACAGCAAATGATAGAACCTTATGAACTAGAGATTAATTATTCAAGAATGAAAGGATATGAATTAAACGGGAAAGAATGGAATGTTCGAAAATTATTAGTGGAAGTATTGGAAAATATCTTATCTATTTATAATGGCGAAGTATATATTCAAAAGTTTATTAATGTATCTAAAGATAATCTAGCAACTATCAAAAAACGGCTAGAAGAAGTTGAAAGTAGTCTACATCTTCAGTTCATTGATGAACGGATAAATCTTTTGCCATATATTTTAGCGGTAATTTTAAAGCGGATACAAAAAGGGAGAGTCATTCAAGATTTTTACCATATTGATTCTCGTTCCTTGTCCGATACGAAAGAGTATATTGCCGCAGAGATATTAATTAAAGATATTGAGAGAATTCCGAAAGAAGAACATCTGTTTATGACCTTACAGTTGCTGACATCGAAAATACTATCAGCACAGTTTTTATCCGATCATCAAATCCCAGAGTTGACGAAAGCGTTAGAACTATTTCTTCATACTTTTGAATATAAGGCGTGTATTTCATTTAAGGAAAAAGCAGTATTGCTGGAAAGACTAGTACTTCATATGAAGCCTGCATATTACAGAATGAAGTATAATCTAACGACGAATTACACGATGATGGAAAAGGTAAGTGCGGAATTCGAAACGATACATTTTATTGTAAAGGATTCCATCACGCCAGTAGAAGAATATATAGGATGTTCTATACCTGAAAATGAATTAATGTTCATTACTATCTTCATTGGAGGACATTTAATTAGCTCAGGGGAAACCATTCAGAAGAAGAAGAAAGCAGTAGTTGTTTGTCCTAATGGTGTATCAATCTCACGTCTAATGGAAAGTACGTTACGTGAATTATTTCCTGAATTTTATTTTCATCAAGCTTTATCAATTCGGGAATTTCAACAATTAAATTATCCAGTTGATATTATTTTTTCACCCGTACCATTGCAAACGAATACAAAACAATTTGTCATAAATCGTATATTAACAGATTTTGAAAAAGTTCAGCTTCGACAAAGGGTATTAAGAGAAATTTTTGATTTAAATTCAAATGTCATAAACATTGAGCAAATAATGGGGAAAATTGAGAAATATGCTTCTATAAAGGATAAAGAATCCTTGCGAAATGCATTACAAGAACATTTTTCCATTGTTACGACAGATGAGTCTCAGGAGCCTATGACAAAAACGGATTTATCGCTAGCGTCCCTTTTGACACCAGAAATGATTACAGTAGTAAAAAGTGTAGCAGATTGGCAGCAAGGAATACAAATAGCAGCGAATCAGCTATTGAAAAGTGGAAGTATAACAGAACAGTATGTAGAAGAAATGATGAAACAGTATCCAGCGATGGTACAGCATATTGTTCTAAGAAATGTAATTGCAATTCCTCATGCTGGACCGGAAGCTGGCGTAAATAAAGTAGGCATGAGCTTATTAAAAATAGAAGATGGTATCCCATTTAAAGATGACTTAAAAGTACATTTTATTGTAGTGCTAGCATCTACAGATAAGCATAAACATCTTTACGCATTAAGACAGCTTATGAGTTTATCAAAAAATGGAGAAGATATCAGCAATCTAAATGATAGCAATGATGCAAATCAATTATATGAAATCATCAAAAAATATTCTTAA
- the tkt gene encoding transketolase translates to MSNQVKTNIEQLAVNTIRTLSIDAIEKSNSGHPGMPMGAAPMAYTLWAKEMNHNPANPNWFNRDRFVLSAGHGSMLLYSLLHLFNYGVTIDDLKNFRQWGSKTPGHPEFGHTPGVEATTGPLGQGIAMAVGMAMAERHLADTYNKDNYPVVDHYTYSICGDGDLMEGVSAEAASLAGHLKLNRLVVLYDSNDISLDGDLHLSFSESVQKRFEAYGWEVIRVEDGNDLSEIQAAIAQAKKSDAPTLIEVKTVIGYGSPNKGGKSASHGAPLGASETQLAKQTYGWSYEEAFHVPTEVSEHYAALAQEGADKEQAWNELYESYKAAHPELATQLETAIKGELPADLQERLPEFNAGDAMATRDSSGKTIQAIASAVPAFFGGSADLAGSNKTLMTTEKNFAIDGYAGRNIWFGVREFAMGAALNGLALHGGVKVFGATFFVFSDYLRPAIRLAALMKLPVTYVFTHDSIAVGEDGPTHEPVEQLASLRAMPGLSIIRPADAKETAAAWQLAVESTDTPTALVLTRQNLPTLDLTKTEAYEGVKKGAYTVSTGKEAAQALILASGSEVSLAMKAQVALAEEGISVNVVSMPSWDRFEKQSPEYKESVLPESVQARVGIEAGSSLGWREYIGPKGEHITIDHFGASAPADKLFQEYGFTVENVVAKVKSSLAKTK, encoded by the coding sequence ATGAGTAATCAAGTAAAAACAAATATTGAACAATTAGCAGTAAATACGATTCGTACTTTATCAATTGATGCAATCGAAAAATCAAATTCTGGTCATCCAGGAATGCCGATGGGCGCAGCTCCTATGGCATATACACTATGGGCAAAAGAAATGAATCATAATCCAGCTAACCCAAATTGGTTCAACCGTGACCGCTTTGTTTTATCAGCAGGACATGGTTCTATGCTTCTTTATAGCTTATTACACTTATTCAATTATGGCGTAACAATCGATGACTTAAAGAACTTCCGTCAATGGGGAAGCAAAACTCCAGGACATCCAGAGTTCGGTCATACACCAGGTGTTGAAGCTACTACTGGTCCACTAGGACAAGGAATTGCAATGGCAGTTGGGATGGCAATGGCAGAAAGACATTTGGCAGACACATACAACAAAGATAATTATCCAGTGGTTGACCATTATACGTATAGCATTTGTGGCGATGGCGATTTAATGGAAGGTGTATCGGCAGAAGCAGCATCACTTGCAGGTCACTTAAAATTAAACAGATTAGTAGTATTATATGATTCTAATGATATTTCTCTAGATGGAGACTTACATCTATCTTTCTCTGAAAGTGTTCAAAAACGTTTTGAAGCATACGGTTGGGAAGTAATTCGCGTAGAGGATGGCAATGACTTGTCAGAAATTCAAGCAGCTATTGCACAAGCGAAAAAATCAGATGCACCGACATTAATCGAAGTGAAAACAGTTATTGGATATGGTTCACCAAATAAAGGCGGAAAATCAGCATCACATGGTGCACCACTAGGAGCATCAGAAACACAATTAGCGAAACAAACGTATGGTTGGTCTTACGAAGAAGCATTCCATGTTCCAACAGAGGTTTCCGAGCATTATGCAGCATTAGCGCAAGAGGGTGCAGACAAAGAACAAGCTTGGAATGAACTATATGAAAGCTATAAAGCAGCTCATCCAGAATTAGCAACTCAACTAGAGACAGCGATCAAAGGAGAGCTACCAGCTGATTTACAAGAAAGACTACCTGAATTCAATGCTGGGGATGCAATGGCAACAAGAGATTCTTCTGGTAAAACCATTCAAGCAATTGCTAGTGCTGTACCTGCATTCTTTGGTGGTTCAGCAGACCTTGCAGGTTCAAATAAAACATTAATGACTACTGAGAAAAACTTTGCAATCGACGGTTATGCAGGCAGAAATATTTGGTTTGGTGTACGTGAATTCGCAATGGGTGCAGCGTTAAACGGCTTAGCACTGCATGGTGGAGTGAAAGTATTCGGAGCAACATTCTTCGTATTCTCTGATTATTTACGTCCAGCAATCCGCTTAGCAGCATTAATGAAATTACCTGTGACTTATGTATTCACACATGACAGTATCGCAGTTGGAGAAGATGGTCCAACACATGAGCCAGTTGAACAACTTGCTTCCTTACGTGCAATGCCAGGTCTATCCATTATTCGTCCAGCAGATGCAAAAGAAACAGCTGCTGCATGGCAACTTGCTGTAGAAAGCACAGATACACCAACAGCGCTAGTATTGACACGTCAAAACTTGCCAACATTAGATTTAACAAAAACAGAAGCGTATGAAGGCGTGAAAAAAGGTGCTTATACAGTTTCAACTGGTAAAGAAGCAGCTCAAGCGTTAATCTTAGCATCTGGTTCAGAAGTATCTCTTGCAATGAAAGCTCAAGTAGCATTAGCAGAAGAAGGAATTTCTGTGAATGTTGTAAGTATGCCAAGCTGGGATCGTTTTGAAAAACAATCACCTGAGTATAAAGAGAGCGTATTACCAGAAAGTGTTCAAGCACGCGTTGGTATTGAAGCAGGTTCTTCTCTTGGGTGGAGAGAATATATTGGACCTAAAGGCGAACATATCACTATTGATCATTTTGGAGCATCTGCACCTGCGGATAAACTATTCCAAGAGTATGGATTTACAGTAGAAAATGTAGTGGCTAAAGTTAAATCTTCTCTTGCAAAAACAAAATAA
- a CDS encoding 6-phosphofructokinase, translated as MLKVGVIVLGYLPSGVKQILHRLYENVSPSHQLFGLEIDRETSEITYTELKEVSDAPYLSHSILKVSAASSNYQWDQAFAPMDMTVVIGDAEAKELWQTSIATKEAIRTLFVPVSIYNNVRGNDWTLGYDSALNSITQNVLKVQDTIQSLKYDKPRLFGFSIEGNPSTNMLQDISLAVDGNYLAVDYEEEEITALCETITKSYTYTKTSSVLIYSDALKAVIQDSVISKLDVDWKYTEINEALCMGTNPTAIDRILANELADEVLRWIKSNCLTGELVVQKDGIQFK; from the coding sequence GTGTTGAAGGTTGGAGTGATTGTCTTAGGTTATTTGCCTTCGGGAGTAAAACAAATTCTTCATCGTTTATATGAGAATGTATCTCCTTCGCATCAATTATTTGGACTCGAAATAGACAGAGAGACCAGTGAAATCACTTATACAGAATTAAAAGAGGTTAGTGATGCACCATATTTAAGCCATTCTATCTTAAAGGTAAGCGCTGCATCGTCAAATTATCAGTGGGATCAAGCATTTGCTCCAATGGATATGACCGTAGTAATTGGTGATGCGGAGGCAAAAGAATTATGGCAAACTTCTATTGCCACAAAAGAAGCCATTCGTACACTATTTGTTCCAGTTTCTATTTACAATAATGTTCGAGGAAATGATTGGACTTTGGGGTATGATTCAGCCCTTAATAGTATTACGCAGAATGTGTTAAAGGTTCAAGATACCATTCAATCTCTAAAATATGACAAACCGAGATTATTTGGCTTTTCCATAGAAGGGAACCCGTCGACCAATATGCTGCAGGATATTTCTCTTGCTGTGGATGGAAACTATTTAGCAGTTGATTATGAGGAAGAAGAAATTACCGCATTATGTGAGACAATAACGAAGAGCTATACATATACAAAAACATCTAGTGTCTTAATATACAGCGATGCTTTAAAAGCAGTAATTCAAGATTCAGTCATCAGCAAGCTTGATGTAGATTGGAAATATACAGAAATTAATGAAGCACTTTGTATGGGAACAAATCCGACAGCTATTGATCGAATCCTTGCAAATGAACTGGCGGATGAAGTATTGCGATGGATAAAAAGTAATTGTTTGACAGGTGAGCTTGTCGTTCAAAAAGACGGAATTCAATTTAAATAA
- the rpiB gene encoding ribose 5-phosphate isomerase B — MKIAIASDHGGYQLKEAVKAHLLNSNIEVVDFGCHSRESVDFPDYAKNVGQSIINGENQLGILCCGTGIGMSIAANKITGIRAAVVGDVFSAKATREHNNSNILCLGERVTGEGLACLIVDTWLSAEFLGGRHANRINGIKELESYYC, encoded by the coding sequence ATGAAAATAGCAATAGCTAGTGATCATGGCGGTTATCAACTAAAAGAAGCAGTAAAAGCACATCTACTAAACTCTAATATAGAAGTAGTAGATTTTGGTTGTCATAGTAGGGAAAGTGTTGATTTTCCAGATTACGCAAAAAATGTTGGTCAATCTATTATTAATGGAGAGAACCAATTAGGTATTTTGTGTTGTGGAACAGGAATTGGCATGAGTATTGCGGCCAATAAAATTACTGGAATACGTGCAGCGGTAGTCGGTGATGTGTTCTCTGCGAAGGCAACAAGGGAACATAATAATAGTAATATCCTTTGTTTAGGAGAAAGAGTTACTGGTGAAGGATTAGCATGCTTAATTGTTGATACGTGGTTAAGTGCAGAATTTCTAGGTGGAAGACATGCAAATAGAATCAATGGAATCAAAGAATTAGAATCATATTATTGTTAA
- a CDS encoding aldo/keto reductase, whose amino-acid sequence MKNLQDTVNLSNGVKMPWLGLGVFKVEEGQVLIDAVSSAIKNGYRSIDTATIYGNEAGVGEGLKKGMKETRIAREDLFITSKVWTEDLGYEETIKAYEISLEKLGLEYLDLYLIHWPKEGKYKEAWKALETLYKEGKVKTIGVSNFQIHHLEELMKEAEIQPMINQIELHPRLTQKELIAYCQEKGIQVEAWSPLMQGQLLDQAELVEIASKYQKSVAQVIIRWDLQNGIVTIPKSVKGHRIMENGNVFDFELTKEEMDKINALNLDQRVGPDPDNFDF is encoded by the coding sequence ATGAAAAACTTACAAGATACTGTTAACTTATCAAATGGAGTAAAAATGCCTTGGTTAGGACTAGGTGTATTTAAGGTCGAAGAAGGTCAAGTGTTGATAGACGCTGTAAGCTCTGCAATTAAAAATGGTTATCGTAGCATTGACACAGCTACTATTTATGGGAATGAAGCTGGTGTTGGTGAGGGTTTAAAAAAAGGAATGAAAGAAACAAGAATTGCTAGAGAAGATTTATTTATTACTTCAAAAGTATGGACAGAAGATTTAGGCTATGAAGAAACAATAAAGGCATATGAGATAAGTCTAGAAAAATTAGGACTAGAGTATTTAGATTTATATCTTATTCATTGGCCAAAAGAAGGAAAGTATAAAGAGGCATGGAAAGCTTTAGAAACATTGTATAAAGAAGGAAAAGTAAAAACAATTGGTGTGAGTAATTTTCAAATTCATCATTTAGAGGAATTAATGAAAGAGGCTGAAATACAGCCAATGATAAATCAAATTGAATTACATCCAAGACTTACACAAAAAGAATTAATAGCGTATTGCCAGGAGAAAGGCATTCAAGTGGAGGCATGGTCTCCATTAATGCAAGGTCAATTATTAGATCAAGCTGAGTTAGTGGAGATTGCATCGAAATATCAAAAATCAGTTGCCCAAGTCATCATTCGCTGGGATCTTCAAAATGGAATTGTTACTATTCCAAAATCTGTAAAGGGACATCGCATTATGGAAAACGGAAATGTTTTTGATTTTGAACTAACAAAAGAAGAAATGGATAAAATCAATGCTTTAAACTTGGATCAACGTGTTGGGCCAGATCCTGATAATTTTGATTTTTAA